A genomic segment from Actinoplanes sichuanensis encodes:
- a CDS encoding nSTAND1 domain-containing NTPase: protein MALLDAAGTTCGVGFLVANGVAVTCAHVVAAAGAEPGGQVCLAFPRLPGSPRTVAWIDPGAWRREEDVALLRLSDVPAGVTSLSLGSASESRGHRVSAFGVPDGGLRGRFGYARAGDVLIDADLGPLLQLAEANDVTAGFSGSPVIDEVTGLVVGMVTEIDRADQYQRGTGVAYATAAETLRQLDEALELRAVCPYRGLAPFGIEHKAWFHGRDTAVQRVVSSLTQRAVLLLGPSGSGKSSLVNAGVLAEVSAGRAAAGSDAWSVISVRPGQGLLGELDQAGLPGASTLGLAGAIRTCVASLPSGSRLLLIIDQFEEIFTHQDSSGSAVPGGSDARGLLRQLDDSIRMPGALTVVLVMRDDFYAQLASASPELLQSVSAGMVNVPASLTRSEAKDIVASPAARVGLGFEAGLVAQMVADLESLAGDQDDRQIPITVLPLLELALLQLWEHRAGGMLTHEGYQRIGRLSGSLTSRCDQSVAALDIAHRPIARRLLTALVRPADPERNIPPVRRQVPLDELRDLAADREQHDQSAVDAVLHALTTTTPLIVTRGQPGRPSAPPVAELIHDSLIRDWATLREWIDQDSRFLEWLRRADDQCRRWSSTTNKADLLRGSDLTEGLDWSSRRRLPSTTAAFLDASDRAADVRLRRTRLTIGTMAILLVVSATAAAVAVRQRQQAVVAQQISLSRQLAAQSRTLASANPELSGLLAAYAYRANPTNDALSALTSSYESVRPLRRTLTGHTDTIYSAAFSPDGKTLATGSVDQTVRLWDVATGTNLETLTGHTGPIWSVAFSPDGKTLATGSVDQSVRLWDVATGTHLRTLTGHTHAIWSVAFSPDGKTLATGGHDATVRLWEVATGAGRRILRGHTDAVWSLAFSPDGRTLASGGWDHMVRLWDVATGAGRRILAGHTDTVFAMRFSPNGSRLATGSRDNSVRLWNVATGTSSRIRTDQTGTLYTMAFSPSGRTLATSGQDNAVRLWDVATGAGLRSLSGHTNVIFSMAFSRDGTTLATGSQDNTVRMWDVATSTDDRTLTGHTDSVLALAFSPSGASLATGSADDSVRLWDVADGTSRRTLTGHTDVVYSLAFSPDGRTLATGSQDKTVRLWDVATGTGRRTLTHPNTVWSVRFSPDGTTLATGSTDTSVRLWDVATGAGRRTLAGHTDSVIAVAFSPDGKTLATGSADNTVRLWDVATGAGRRTLTGHTNTVYSVAFSPDGRTLATGGLDNTVRLWDVATGTDRQPLTGHTDTVYSVAFSPDGKTLATGSADQTVRLWDVAGGTSRRTLSGHPSAVWSVAFSPDGRTLATGSADNTVALWNTSVPDATTMIQQICAAVGHDLSADDLEAYLLDWDSGMACAH, encoded by the coding sequence GTGGCACTGCTCGACGCTGCCGGAACTACCTGTGGCGTGGGGTTTCTCGTCGCGAACGGCGTTGCCGTCACGTGCGCTCATGTCGTGGCGGCGGCCGGCGCCGAACCGGGCGGTCAGGTGTGCCTGGCGTTTCCTCGGCTGCCGGGATCTCCCCGAACGGTCGCCTGGATCGACCCGGGCGCGTGGCGGCGGGAGGAGGACGTCGCGCTCCTCCGGCTGTCCGATGTACCCGCGGGTGTCACCTCGCTTTCGCTGGGATCGGCATCGGAGTCTCGTGGGCATCGAGTGTCGGCGTTCGGGGTGCCGGACGGCGGGCTACGTGGTCGTTTCGGCTACGCACGGGCCGGTGATGTGCTGATCGACGCGGACCTCGGGCCCTTGCTTCAGCTTGCCGAGGCCAACGATGTGACCGCGGGATTCAGTGGTTCGCCGGTCATCGACGAGGTGACCGGTCTGGTCGTCGGCATGGTCACCGAGATCGATCGGGCTGATCAGTATCAGCGTGGAACGGGCGTGGCTTACGCGACGGCGGCCGAGACTCTGCGACAGCTCGACGAGGCACTGGAACTGCGGGCGGTGTGCCCGTATCGGGGTCTGGCCCCGTTCGGAATCGAGCACAAGGCATGGTTTCACGGCCGTGATACCGCTGTGCAGCGGGTCGTCAGCTCCCTCACCCAACGCGCGGTGTTGCTACTCGGGCCCTCGGGCTCCGGTAAGTCCTCCCTCGTCAATGCCGGAGTGCTGGCCGAGGTTTCCGCCGGACGGGCGGCCGCCGGTTCGGACGCCTGGTCGGTGATCTCCGTACGCCCGGGTCAAGGATTGCTCGGCGAACTCGACCAGGCCGGGCTGCCCGGTGCGTCGACCCTCGGCCTCGCGGGCGCGATACGTACTTGCGTCGCTTCTCTGCCCTCGGGGTCACGGCTGCTTCTGATCATCGATCAGTTCGAGGAGATCTTCACGCACCAGGATTCGTCCGGATCAGCGGTCCCCGGCGGCTCCGACGCGCGAGGACTGCTGCGGCAACTCGACGATTCGATTCGGATGCCCGGTGCGCTGACCGTCGTGTTGGTGATGCGCGACGACTTCTACGCTCAGCTGGCTTCGGCATCACCGGAACTCCTGCAGTCGGTGTCCGCCGGGATGGTGAACGTGCCGGCATCGCTGACACGTTCCGAAGCGAAAGACATCGTCGCTTCTCCGGCCGCCCGAGTGGGCCTCGGGTTCGAGGCCGGACTCGTCGCTCAGATGGTCGCCGACCTCGAATCCCTCGCCGGCGATCAGGACGATCGGCAGATTCCCATCACCGTTCTGCCGCTGCTTGAACTTGCTCTGCTGCAATTGTGGGAGCATCGCGCCGGGGGCATGCTGACCCATGAGGGTTACCAGCGAATCGGCAGGCTGTCGGGCAGCTTGACCAGCCGCTGCGACCAGAGCGTCGCCGCACTCGACATCGCGCACCGGCCGATCGCGCGGCGATTGCTGACCGCCCTCGTGCGGCCGGCCGATCCCGAACGGAACATTCCCCCAGTACGCCGGCAGGTTCCCCTCGACGAACTGAGAGACCTGGCCGCGGATCGTGAACAGCACGACCAGTCGGCCGTCGATGCGGTCCTGCACGCACTGACCACGACCACTCCGCTCATCGTCACGCGTGGACAGCCGGGCCGGCCCAGCGCGCCGCCCGTGGCGGAACTGATCCACGACTCACTCATCCGCGACTGGGCGACTCTGCGTGAGTGGATCGATCAGGACTCACGCTTCCTCGAATGGCTACGCCGTGCAGACGACCAATGCCGCCGCTGGTCGTCGACCACGAACAAGGCGGATCTTCTCCGTGGGTCCGACCTCACCGAAGGGTTGGACTGGTCCAGCAGACGCCGGCTGCCCAGCACGACGGCGGCCTTTCTGGATGCCAGCGACCGCGCCGCCGATGTACGGCTGCGGCGGACCAGGCTCACGATAGGCACGATGGCCATCCTCCTCGTCGTCTCGGCCACCGCCGCGGCCGTCGCAGTCCGGCAACGGCAGCAGGCCGTCGTTGCACAGCAGATCTCACTCTCACGGCAACTCGCCGCCCAGTCCCGGACTCTCGCGTCAGCCAACCCGGAGCTGAGCGGACTGCTCGCCGCCTATGCCTACCGCGCCAACCCGACCAATGACGCACTCAGTGCGCTGACCAGCTCCTATGAATCGGTTCGCCCGCTCCGCCGGACCCTCACCGGTCACACCGACACGATCTACTCGGCCGCGTTCAGCCCCGACGGAAAGACCCTGGCCACCGGAAGCGTCGACCAGACCGTCCGGCTCTGGGATGTCGCCACCGGCACCAATCTGGAAACCCTCACCGGACACACCGGCCCGATCTGGTCGGTGGCGTTCAGCCCCGACGGAAAGACCCTGGCCACCGGAAGCGTCGACCAGAGCGTCCGGCTCTGGGATGTCGCCACCGGCACCCATCTGCGAACCCTGACCGGCCACACCCACGCGATCTGGTCGGTGGCGTTCAGCCCCGACGGAAAGACCCTGGCCACCGGCGGCCACGACGCGACGGTTCGGCTGTGGGAGGTCGCCACCGGTGCCGGCCGCCGGATCCTCCGTGGCCATACGGACGCGGTCTGGTCCTTGGCGTTCAGCCCGGACGGGCGGACTTTGGCCTCCGGCGGCTGGGACCACATGGTGCGGCTGTGGGATGTGGCCACCGGCGCCGGCCGCCGAATCCTCGCCGGGCACACCGATACGGTCTTCGCGATGCGGTTCAGTCCGAACGGCAGCAGACTGGCCACCGGAAGTCGGGACAACTCGGTGCGATTGTGGAATGTGGCCACCGGCACCAGCAGCCGGATCCGTACCGACCAAACCGGCACGCTCTACACGATGGCCTTCAGTCCCAGCGGCAGAACGTTGGCCACGAGCGGCCAGGACAATGCCGTGCGGCTGTGGGATGTCGCCACCGGTGCCGGCCTCCGATCCCTCAGCGGACACACGAATGTGATCTTCTCAATGGCGTTCAGTCGGGACGGCACCACCCTCGCCACCGGAAGCCAGGACAATACGGTGCGAATGTGGGACGTCGCCACGAGTACCGACGATCGAACCCTCACCGGGCATACCGATTCCGTCCTCGCTCTGGCGTTCAGCCCGAGCGGCGCATCGCTGGCCACCGGTAGCGCCGACGATTCGGTGCGATTGTGGGACGTGGCCGATGGCACCAGCCGCCGGACCCTCACCGGACACACCGACGTGGTCTACTCGCTGGCGTTCAGCCCGGACGGCAGGACCCTGGCCACCGGCAGCCAGGACAAGACGGTGCGATTGTGGGACGTCGCCACCGGCACCGGCCGCCGAACGCTCACTCACCCGAACACGGTCTGGTCAGTGCGGTTCAGCCCGGATGGTACGACTCTCGCCACCGGCAGCACCGACACCTCAGTGCGGCTGTGGGACGTGGCCACCGGCGCCGGCCGTCGAACCCTCGCCGGCCACACCGACTCGGTCATCGCGGTGGCGTTCAGCCCGGACGGCAAGACCCTCGCCACCGGCAGCGCCGACAACACCGTACGGCTGTGGGACGTGGCCACCGGCGCCGGCCGTCGAACCCTCACCGGCCACACCAACACGGTCTACTCGGTGGCGTTCAGCCCCGACGGCAGGACCCTGGCCACCGGCGGCCTCGACAACACAGTGCGGTTGTGGGACGTAGCCACCGGGACCGACCGGCAGCCACTCACCGGCCACACCGACACCGTCTACTCCGTGGCGTTCAGCCCGGACGGCAAGACCCTGGCCACCGGAAGCGCCGACCAAACGGTGCGGCTGTGGGACGTGGCCGGCGGCACCAGTCGTCGAACCCTCAGCGGCCACCCCAGCGCGGTCTGGTCGGTGGCGTTCAGCCCGGACGGCAGGACTCTGGCCACGGGCAGTGCCGACAACACGGTCGCGTTGTGGAATACCAGCGTCCCGGACGCGACAACGATGATTCAACAGATCTGCGCCGCGGTCGGCCACGACCTCAGCGCCGACGATCTGGAGGCATATCTGCTCGACTGGGACTCCGGTATGGCGTGCGCGCATTAA
- a CDS encoding CU044_2847 family protein: MAALVKVGLGDGGQLLLEAADSGSGPVKVGRAADAIEELKESLRTVLQPVAQASRDVLAEMRAAGPDEVKVEFAVKLTVGAGAIVAKSEAGCHFKVTLGWARGGICSPDAGGDMP, from the coding sequence ATGGCCGCTCTGGTGAAGGTCGGTTTGGGTGACGGCGGTCAGCTTCTGCTGGAGGCGGCCGACAGCGGTTCCGGTCCGGTGAAAGTGGGGCGAGCCGCGGATGCGATCGAGGAACTGAAAGAGAGCCTGCGGACGGTCTTGCAACCGGTTGCTCAGGCGTCCAGGGATGTCCTGGCGGAGATGCGTGCCGCCGGGCCCGATGAAGTGAAGGTCGAATTCGCGGTGAAGTTGACGGTCGGGGCAGGCGCGATCGTCGCCAAGAGTGAGGCGGGGTGCCACTTCAAGGTCACTCTGGGTTGGGCGCGAGGTGGCATCTGCTCGCCGGACGCGGGCGGTGACATGCCTTGA
- a CDS encoding GNAT family N-acetyltransferase — MLTLIEPTTDLHAQWLASRDEWGRGVHQPGSGLRGGDDVDSAEGFATWVSRLHREGDESLPPLPGLVHAAYRWVVDQDGTVLGSISLRYALTDFLLLAAGHIGYSVRPSARGRGIAGWALGEILVAARKRELESVLITCDVDNTASARVIEKCGGVLEDVRDTPAGPRRRYWIAL; from the coding sequence GTGCTCACGTTGATCGAACCGACCACCGACCTGCATGCGCAGTGGCTCGCGTCCCGTGACGAGTGGGGCCGCGGGGTGCACCAGCCCGGCAGTGGACTGCGCGGCGGTGACGACGTCGACTCCGCGGAGGGCTTCGCCACCTGGGTGAGCCGGCTGCACCGCGAGGGTGACGAGAGCCTGCCACCGCTGCCCGGGCTCGTGCACGCCGCCTACCGATGGGTCGTCGATCAGGACGGCACGGTTCTCGGGAGCATCTCGCTGAGATATGCGCTCACCGACTTCCTGCTGCTCGCGGCCGGGCACATCGGCTACAGCGTGCGCCCGTCGGCGCGCGGGCGAGGCATCGCGGGCTGGGCGCTCGGTGAGATCCTGGTCGCCGCCCGGAAACGGGAGCTGGAGTCCGTCCTCATCACCTGCGATGTGGACAACACCGCGTCGGCCCGGGTGATCGAGAAGTGTGGTGGCGTGTTGGAGGACGTCCGCGACACCCCGGCCGGTCCTCGCCGCCGCTACTGGATCGCGTTGTAG
- a CDS encoding DUF402 domain-containing protein: MRYVPGQTITRRYLRGEWLMWAQAMRVIRDDEDGLLLWQPVGGDFAKLVDADGTTAHEVSPDAMAAPELVDVGWLYYDVLILMPPGAAHSVWWFFQDGVFHGWYVNLESPYVRDGDAVETTDHVLDVVADAQREWRWKDEDEFAGRIGHPLYFDADEAVTIRTEGERLIKLIEAAEFPFDDTYTGFRADPSWPVPRFPK; the protein is encoded by the coding sequence ATGCGATACGTTCCGGGACAGACCATCACTCGCCGTTACCTTCGCGGCGAGTGGCTGATGTGGGCGCAGGCCATGCGGGTGATCCGCGACGACGAGGACGGGCTGCTGCTGTGGCAGCCCGTCGGCGGTGACTTCGCCAAACTCGTCGACGCCGACGGCACCACCGCCCACGAGGTGTCGCCGGACGCGATGGCCGCGCCGGAGTTGGTCGACGTCGGCTGGCTGTACTACGACGTGCTGATCCTGATGCCGCCGGGTGCCGCCCACTCGGTGTGGTGGTTCTTTCAGGACGGCGTGTTCCACGGTTGGTATGTGAACCTGGAGTCGCCGTATGTGCGAGACGGCGACGCCGTCGAGACCACCGATCACGTGCTCGACGTGGTGGCCGACGCGCAGCGGGAGTGGCGGTGGAAGGACGAGGACGAGTTCGCGGGCCGGATCGGTCACCCGCTCTACTTCGACGCCGACGAGGCCGTGACGATCCGCACCGAGGGCGAACGCCTGATCAAGCTGATCGAGGCGGCCGAGTTCCCGTTCGACGACACCTACACCGGGTTCCGCGCCGATCCCTCGTGGCCGGTTCCCCGATTCCCGAAGTGA
- a CDS encoding TerD family protein, with the protein MHEKTIIQKTLRVPASNGDGGDGTAVARQLDAALLDVGFAASRALLDHIGGLAPAPAMDLAATVVSAVRELVGDHVRHNTYFIAFPDGVPDTIAFWLERMQAAALIGGGDTVRPEWVNLLDLPGYGSYQHTYADMLAVHDELIASAGDRLTVLHLGDTAEREAQRLYLQMAGSVTPLGAADLAILSELALTCADGPQPDIIPVRENRAVLNGIRIVLGRPLVAVDTVTDVLRLACQVSGGDVSLAEPTRFRAFRRPERRVLLAALDTVISANPAKLADVARYAERWKRLGERLHPHEYAQWPQAQQVFTVARGERKVPTLAGRAETAIHAGDVAKAARVLSAAPGLLLRSADRLLRTASAPEQSTIVDLVTGALGSASGRVLLSLREHVANRLTPDIARMYVNRSQRAWVGPDTRAPLPADLVGELSALLDDAISSRLPVWDRPLLIDPDVLDVALPLSGKASEDGFAVLPRGSRAPVSGELLRFFMYWRQTERHTDYDLSMLLLDDEFHSAGQVSWTNLRGNGMVHSGDITSAKDGATEFIDVPLTVDAPYVVPQVNIFSGESFEKVAESMFGYQTRTRKQKGAPFDPRTVRARSQMRGRGRVALPMVFARGETGWQAVWLHLYLQGHPAFNRVEGNAFTTAHRVRALLERQYLTVSYLVDRWPTPAGVTLWDGVLPDEPVTYLGIEAPDGLPDGSEIYTLDRLGELIPG; encoded by the coding sequence GTGCACGAGAAGACGATCATTCAGAAGACGCTGCGCGTGCCCGCGAGCAACGGGGACGGCGGCGACGGTACGGCCGTGGCGCGGCAGCTCGACGCCGCCCTGCTCGACGTCGGGTTCGCGGCCTCCCGGGCGCTGCTCGACCACATCGGCGGGCTCGCACCGGCACCGGCCATGGACCTCGCCGCGACCGTCGTGTCCGCGGTTCGGGAACTGGTCGGCGACCACGTTCGGCACAACACCTACTTCATCGCGTTCCCGGACGGCGTACCGGACACCATCGCGTTCTGGTTGGAGCGGATGCAGGCCGCCGCCCTGATCGGCGGCGGCGACACCGTCCGGCCCGAATGGGTCAACCTCCTCGACCTTCCGGGGTACGGCTCCTACCAGCACACCTACGCCGACATGCTGGCCGTCCACGACGAACTGATCGCGTCGGCCGGTGACCGGCTGACCGTGCTGCACCTGGGCGACACCGCCGAACGCGAGGCGCAGCGGCTCTACCTGCAGATGGCCGGCAGCGTCACGCCGCTCGGTGCGGCCGACCTCGCGATCCTCAGCGAACTCGCCCTCACCTGCGCCGACGGCCCGCAGCCGGACATCATCCCGGTGCGGGAGAACCGGGCCGTCCTCAACGGCATCCGGATCGTCCTCGGTCGACCGCTGGTCGCTGTCGACACCGTCACCGACGTGCTGCGCCTGGCCTGCCAGGTCTCCGGCGGCGACGTGTCGCTCGCCGAGCCGACCCGGTTCCGTGCGTTCCGACGCCCGGAACGGCGGGTGCTGCTCGCCGCCCTCGACACGGTCATCAGCGCCAACCCGGCCAAGCTCGCCGACGTCGCCCGCTATGCGGAACGATGGAAGCGGCTCGGCGAACGGCTGCACCCCCACGAGTACGCCCAGTGGCCGCAGGCCCAGCAGGTGTTCACGGTCGCCCGCGGCGAGCGGAAAGTGCCGACCCTGGCCGGCCGGGCCGAGACGGCGATCCACGCCGGCGACGTCGCGAAGGCGGCCCGCGTCCTGTCCGCCGCTCCGGGACTGCTGCTGCGCTCGGCCGACCGGCTGCTGCGCACGGCATCAGCGCCCGAACAGTCGACCATCGTCGACCTGGTCACCGGCGCGCTCGGCTCGGCGTCGGGACGGGTCCTGCTGTCGCTGCGCGAGCACGTCGCCAACCGGCTGACCCCGGACATCGCCCGGATGTACGTGAACCGGTCCCAGCGTGCCTGGGTCGGCCCGGACACCCGTGCACCTCTGCCGGCCGACCTGGTCGGCGAGCTGTCGGCGCTGCTCGACGACGCGATCAGCAGCCGGCTGCCGGTGTGGGACCGTCCACTGCTCATCGACCCGGACGTGCTCGACGTCGCCCTGCCGCTGTCCGGCAAGGCGTCCGAGGACGGCTTCGCGGTGCTGCCACGCGGCTCGCGGGCGCCGGTCTCCGGTGAACTGCTGCGGTTCTTCATGTACTGGCGACAGACCGAACGGCACACCGACTACGACCTGTCGATGCTCCTGCTCGACGACGAGTTCCACAGCGCCGGCCAGGTGTCGTGGACGAACCTGCGGGGCAACGGCATGGTCCACTCCGGTGACATCACCAGTGCGAAGGACGGTGCGACCGAGTTCATCGACGTTCCACTGACCGTCGACGCCCCGTACGTGGTGCCGCAGGTCAACATCTTCTCCGGCGAGTCGTTCGAGAAGGTCGCCGAGTCGATGTTCGGCTACCAGACGCGAACCAGGAAGCAGAAGGGCGCGCCGTTCGATCCACGGACGGTTCGGGCCCGCTCGCAGATGCGTGGCCGGGGCCGGGTCGCGCTGCCGATGGTGTTCGCCCGTGGCGAGACCGGCTGGCAGGCGGTGTGGCTGCACCTCTACCTGCAGGGCCACCCGGCGTTCAACCGGGTCGAGGGCAACGCCTTCACCACCGCGCACCGGGTCCGCGCCCTGCTGGAACGGCAGTACCTGACGGTGTCCTACCTGGTCGACAGGTGGCCGACGCCGGCCGGGGTCACCCTCTGGGACGGGGTGCTCCCGGACGAGCCGGTCACCTACCTCGGCATCGAGGCGCCGGACGGGCTGCCGGACGGATCGGAGATCTACACGCTGGACCGGCTCGGTGAGCTGATCCCCGGATGA
- a CDS encoding class I SAM-dependent methyltransferase has protein sequence MSSDLHAASFGSAAAAYERGRPPYPAEAVAWAVPSQARRVLDLGAGTGKLTRALLAAGFHVDAVEPSPEMRDQLAVSAGQASIFEGTGENVPLPDASVDAVVCAQAWHWVDPARAVPEMARVLRPGGTLALIWNIRDHTEPWVAALDDVLHRHTRQEIDTAPPIGGPFSEPEHTEFRWRHTLNRTELLDMVTSRSYVILLSETDRQALLDGVLALADSHGLGDEFDLPYVTRCTRARLR, from the coding sequence ATGTCTTCTGATCTGCATGCGGCGTCGTTCGGCAGCGCGGCCGCGGCCTACGAGCGCGGGCGCCCGCCCTACCCGGCCGAAGCGGTCGCGTGGGCGGTGCCGTCGCAGGCCCGCCGGGTGCTGGACCTCGGTGCCGGCACCGGAAAACTGACCCGCGCCCTGCTGGCCGCCGGGTTCCACGTCGACGCCGTCGAGCCGTCGCCGGAAATGCGTGATCAACTCGCGGTCTCCGCCGGTCAGGCTTCGATCTTCGAGGGTACGGGGGAGAACGTCCCGCTTCCCGACGCGTCCGTCGACGCCGTCGTGTGTGCACAGGCCTGGCACTGGGTCGACCCGGCACGGGCCGTCCCGGAGATGGCCCGGGTGCTCCGACCGGGCGGCACACTGGCGCTGATCTGGAACATCCGCGACCACACCGAACCGTGGGTGGCCGCCCTCGACGACGTCCTGCACCGGCACACCCGGCAGGAGATCGACACCGCCCCGCCGATCGGCGGCCCGTTCAGCGAACCCGAACACACCGAATTCCGCTGGCGGCACACCCTGAACCGGACCGAACTGCTCGACATGGTCACCTCCCGCAGCTACGTCATCCTGCTGTCGGAAACCGATCGTCAGGCGCTGCTGGACGGGGTCCTCGCCCTGGCCGACAGCCACGGCCTCGGCGACGAGTTCGACCTCCCCTACGTCACCCGCTGCACCCGGGCTCGACTGCGGTGA